The following proteins are encoded in a genomic region of Terriglobales bacterium:
- a CDS encoding DUF1990 domain-containing protein → MFLIAKPSDDKIRGFLASQAESQFSYSGVGFSADRSRVVGYTIDHNRWLLGYGEDVWSRAVKAINNWQMFNMGWLQLCWPDAPITKGTNVAVLIRHFGFWSLNAARVVYVLNERSGSVERRGFAYGTLLDHAESGEERFSVERESRDDSVWYDLLAFSRPRAISAKLAFPLTRWLQRRFRENSKAAMLKAVA, encoded by the coding sequence ATGTTCCTGATTGCGAAGCCTTCCGACGACAAAATCCGCGGATTCCTTGCCAGCCAGGCTGAGTCACAGTTTTCCTATTCTGGCGTTGGGTTTTCTGCCGATCGCTCTCGCGTTGTTGGTTACACAATCGATCACAATCGATGGCTACTTGGTTACGGTGAGGATGTTTGGAGTCGTGCTGTAAAGGCAATTAATAATTGGCAGATGTTCAACATGGGCTGGTTGCAATTGTGTTGGCCCGACGCTCCAATCACCAAAGGAACGAACGTCGCAGTTCTCATCCGGCACTTCGGCTTCTGGTCGTTGAATGCAGCTCGAGTCGTCTACGTACTGAACGAACGCAGCGGCTCAGTGGAGAGACGTGGTTTCGCGTACGGCACTCTTCTAGACCATGCTGAAAGTGGAGAAGAACGGTTCTCTGTGGAACGGGAGAGCCGGGATGATTCCGTCTGGTACGATCTCCTCGCTTTTTCACGCCCTCGAGCTATCTCGGCGAAACTGGCCTTTCCTTTAACTAGATGGCTTCAACGGCGCTTCAGAGAAAATTCTAAAGCAGCCATGCTGAAGGCGGTTGCTTAA